The Anolis carolinensis isolate JA03-04 chromosome 2, rAnoCar3.1.pri, whole genome shotgun sequence genome contains the following window.
tccccagaaaataagacctagtagaggttttgctgaattgctaaatataaggcctcccccaaaagtaagacctagcaaagtttttgtttggaagcatgcccaacgaacagaacaccagagcatgcagaattggtaaatgtacgtaccataaaatgttgtacatgggaatattggtagtaacaagaaattcttgataggattcagcatttgtctggttatgctggtttatgatgacaactactgtacagtatataataaatgttcatttttttgttcaacaataaatgtgaattcttcttcatggaaaaataagaccccctgaaaataagacctagagcatctttggcagcaaaaattaatataagacactgtcttattttcggggaaacacggtagtaggtGTGTGTCTCAGTCATTTCAGGTTTAGAAATTCCcacatttactttgcaaattggTTTTTAGGAAAGAACTTTAATCAaatgttttattcatttttttttgcagCTAGACGCTTTGGAGCTTCCAAACACTAGCATTAACAACAAAATGTCATTAATATTATCAGATTATGTATAGCCATTTACTATGTTGGAACTACTTGTAAGAGTGCAAGATTTGGCAAAAAGCACATGGTTTTTTCTACAACGGAGTAGACCTGTACCCCAGCCACTATCATGTACCTATTCTGAAGAGCAGTGGCTGTTTGGACTTGGATCTCAGTTTGTTAGCCACACTGCTTAACAGAGAAGGACTACAAAAAGTGAAGCACTGTCATCATTTCAGGTGCTTGATCAGCCAGAGTGCAATATTCATGAAGCCATCTGATTCAGCCTCCACACCAGATAGTGCATGGTTATTTCCTGGATACCACAGCATCCTAGGAAAGGAAACAGACAGTCATAAGTATTAATATAGTTAAGAACTTGCTACCACTCCCagcaaatacccccccccccaatagactAGTCTCTCTTCAGTCCCAGTCCCATATTTTTACAGCCTCTTTCGCTTCCATGAAAACCACCCAGCTTTCTCTCCCTTGGCATTTCTTTCTTAGCTTGCTTACCGAGCTGGAACTCCCCTGGCCTTGAGAGCATGGTAATACTCCAACCCTTGTTTGGGAGGTACACGTCTATCATCTTCTCCTATCATTAAGAGAACAGGTGCCTGAACCTATGGGGGGGAAAGAACAAGATAGATAGTTGCCAGAAAAAGGGTTGGCAAGTAAAGTTGGGAAAAGCATGGCATTTTTTAAGTGGATGTAAACTGGGCAAGGGGATATTCTATACCTTATCAACATATTGCATAGGTGAATGGAGCAGCATCTTTGTCCATTGTGCAGGATCTGGCAAAGCAGCCTGGTCATATTCCAAGCCTGCCTCAGTCAGGCACCTACAAGCAACAGCATTTCAAGGGTCAAACAAGTGCAGCAGCCTTTAGCTTGGCTTGAACGTGGAAGTGCACCGGTTGGGAGTGCTTACCAATCAGGGATGTCAGTGCTTCCAACCATAGAGGCTATGTTGACCACAGGATTCCTGACCACACAGGCTTTGTAAGTTTCAGGGTATTGGCCAATGAGATGGCAAGATAGGAAGCCTCCATGAGAGCCACCAAGTAAGGCTACTCTCTGTGGATTCAAAGGATCCTCCTCTAGTACCTTCTGCACACAGAACTgaaaaggagagaagagagatgcaacAATTCTAAGGGAGATAACATAATTGGTGGttgggggccaggctgtggctcaAGCTGGTTAGtcatgaccaagaagtcatgagttcgaggccagtccgtgtcggggtgagcacctgacaattaaaaaaaaaataataatatatgtagcccctgcttgttgctgacctaagcaacccgaaagatagttgcatctaccaaacaggaaatttaggtatcacttatatgtggggggggggggggctaatttacaacactataaaaatcacccagctgccgttggaatgaggaagtgccgtcgcagtggatgatgaagcagctgctccccctgtggccggaatcaagcataccctcaggaagctggaagttggagaaggtttaaattgcctctgcgtctgtctctgttatatgttatatggcactgaatgtttgccttatatgtgtacaatgtgatccgcccttcggggtgagaagggcggaatataaatactgtaaataaataaataaataaattggtgcaTGTTGGAAGAAGGCATTGACATAGAAATAAGACAGTCCTCATATCTGTTCCCTAGATAACATGAGATGGGGCTCTGTAAATTGAACAAAGAGATATTGGATGCATATTTAGAGGTGGTAACGTGGGTTCAAATCTCTGATCAGTCATGAAACCTATTGGTTGATTTGGGGCAAGTcataatctctcagcctcagaggaaggcaagggtaaAACCCCTGTGAACAAAGCTTGTCAAAAAAGAAACTCATGATAGGTTATCCTTAAggttgccacaagtcagaaatgacttgaaggcacaccataaCAATGAGGACTAGGCTGAGTCTCATTCCATGCTATCTTTCTCTGGTGAGAAGACATGAATTCCTCATACTTAAGTTGTGGAGATGTAGGAAATGGCAGATGAAGTTCCACTTACTTGCACATCTTTGACATCCTGGCTGCCCACATTCCCTGGTAAGCAGTCTACACAGTCTTGGCCAAAGCCCAGTGATCCTCGATAATTCACTTATGAGGAAAAACAGCTTATTAAAACCATTAGCAGTTCCTTGAAAGTTCCAAACGTAAGAGTCTGATGAGATGTTACCAGGCAATAAGCTTGGGGTTTAGTCTGATTTGCCTAACCAGATGAGTCCAATAAATGAATCACTTGACATGGggatatttcttttatttggggGAAGATAGCTTGTCAGGAAGCCTCAGATTTCGTTACCTGAAGGTTTTGAGGCTGTTCTAGTTTCAAAAATGCCACAATCTTTACTGCCCAAAGCTGTCTATAGTCTGAAGCCTAACTGCTGAAAGACGCCCATACTAATGATGCAATTCCTGTTCCAAATTTCACTGCTTTTGCACTTAAGGGATTCTATTGAAGCAATAGGTAAGGAGATGTAAAAACgagttttaaaagttttgactAGGTTATCACAGCAATGCAGGCCTTCATTATTTGAATATGGGACATCTTTAATTCTCGAGGCTCAGCTTTTCTAACCGTAATGGGTATTCTATCTTATACCGAGATCCCAGCAGCTCCCTGAATAgctgagaaaaggaaaaaaaagtttgcTTACCCAATAGTACAGCAAAACCCATCCGACAGAGTACCGCTGGGTACAGTGTCCAGCTAGTGGTAAATACTGAGTGTGGGCCTCCTGAGAAGGACAGAAAGAATATGGAACCATGCTAAAACAAATGGTACATGAATGATCATGCACCCTGGATGAGAGAATGAGAGAGGAACTCACCATGTGGTGTCACCACTAATGGAATCTTTCCTGTTTGTGGAATTTGAGTTGGCCGGAGTAGGATGGCTTCAAAATCAAGGCCCTCTGTGAAGACAGACCATCATGTGTGATAGATATGCAGCCTGCATGTCCAGCCCAGGGGAGGTAATAAAAGCCAATGCTGGCTGAGCAACGTTTCCCTATTTTTTCCGAACTGGACACTCACCATACTGGGGGTTGATTTGCTCTGGAGGGGGCTGGAATGTCCGGACATCCCAAGTGATGCCTTGAATTGGGCTGGCTTCTTCCAGACAGACCCAGTTGATTTCAGCCTCCTTGCCAGCAGGAGGAAGGAAAGCCACCATCTGCaagataagaaaataatattcaGACAAGGTACAGAGGAACCCAAAACCACCGGGCACAACATTTATGAAATTCACTAGAAGTGAATCAGAAATTCTGTCTAAAGCATTCACCTTTAAATGGCAATTTAAACCTGGAAATAGGTACAGGCACAGtggaaatattatatttattattattattattattattattattattattattattattattaataataataataataataatatttattaccaTTCTCTCCTTGCAGCTCGAGGAAGggttcaacatagttaaaacgGCAAAGTAGAACTAGAcactattaaaatatgtataacaAATACACACAGATAAAATGCAGCTCAAAATGTACTGATAAAATATAGGTTGAAATTCACAAATTAAAATTGACTGGATCAATTGGGATGAGATTGATCAATATGCTAATACATTAATGAGATTCAGTAAAGCTACCGGCAGGTGGACTGATAACCCCGTTTCTGCTGCAGCTCTTATATCTAGGCTCTTAACTCTGAACGCCCTGACAATCCCTAAAACCTCTATTGTTTTAGCATGGCCCTGCAAAAGTCATTCCACAGACAATATCACACTCTGTCTCTGCACTTCAGTAGTTCTCATACCATATTCTGACtcattaaaattataaataattgGTTAAGCCACATATATGAGCATGTGATATGTCACTGTTGGATTAGAGCTcctagcattcctcaccactggttATGCTAGGTAGGGCTGAAAGAGGTTGCAGTCCCACATTCAGACTGCCAAATCTTTTTCACTTTTGAGTTAAGCACTGAGTTACAGTATGTTATGTCTTTTCTGTAGGACTTGTAATCATAATCAGACTTAGCAGAACACGAAAAGTCTTCTAAATTGGTGGTTAAGGGTAGACAGCCTGTTTTAGTTAGTACAGATTACTTCCTACACAGAATTGTAGAAATTGATCCATTTAACACAGGTAATCTTAGTAAAATTCAGAGTAAAAAATTGTACCATTGTAACTGTAGGAAGCACAGGTCAAGAGTTTTGTGGGATGTTAAATACAGCTTTTTTCTCATTGTGTGGCACTTACAAGTTTGGGCGGACAGTTTGGAGTGGAGAATCTGGCCACCAGCAGATCTCGGTCAACGGTGAGGATTGCCCAGCTTCCGAGGGGGCAGCCTAGGTTAGGAAAGAAACAGAGTCTGATTACTGTCTACTACATTTAGCTGGCATAGGAAGAGCTTGCTCCGCTTTGTTTCTGATGTGACATGTTGGCATTTGGCCATGGGACTTTGGTGCTGAGCAGGATGCTACCCAAGGGGATCTAATTAATGAGGCCTTGGACAAAGTTTCCAGTACTTACCCTTGGTGAGAGAACAGACACTGCCAGACAAAGTATCAATCACAATCAGCTCCTAGAGGAAAAAACAGAATGAGACAGATCTATTAGTAGGATGCAGACCAACAGAAGATTCCGACTCAGATGACTGAATGTTTCAGTGCTGAACTAGAAATGTGGGACACCATGCTCCATAAATTTAAAAAGGAAGTCAAAACTCCATAGTAGTAACATGCATCAATCACTTTTACATTGGAATGATCAATTATggtcctccaaatattgttggattgATGGGCCTTTTACACTGTGCAATTATAGTACTACAATTCCCTCTTAACTGCCATAGCAGCAGCCTATGGAACCTGAAAATTTGAAGTTTATGTGTGTGTAAATGTCTTCCAGTCATACGCTGACTTATAGAAATTCTTTGAATTTCATactcaaggaatactcagagtttGTTTGTCACTTCTGAAACATTGCTGATGGTACCTTTATTCTATCTATAGTGGCTTCccgtccaagtactaaccagacctGACTCTGTTTAACTTCCAAGATTAGGCAGGATCTGCCTTGGAAGACAATGATAGTCAAGAATGATTGCCTATAATAGGTACCTTCAGGGCTCTAGTTTAAGAATTCATTGCCACAGAGCTCTAGTGCTTCCATAAACTAGAAACCACCTTTTTATACAATCtcgtcatggcagttcaaatggaatTAAACTGCTATAACTCTGTTGGGTGAAAGGGCCTTGAAACTGCATAGCAAGCCAATTTACCCTGGTACAGCCAAAAGCTCAAGGTATTCTACAGTTCTTTCTTACCTGTCTACTGCGTTGAGCTGTGTCTAGAACAACCCTTTGGCTGTCTGCTGCCCAACAACGCTCAGGTAGTGTTgtgctataaatcccagtaaattCACCTGCAAGAGGTACAACATGTTCACCCAAGCAGAGGCCATCTGATATGACAAGAAACAGGGACCAAGATGGGAACTAAGTAATGGGGCAACCACTGCAAACTCCACCAGATAATGTCTGGTTCAGTCattacagactgcagccaggatacTTAACAAATGGAAATGTGCCACGGAGATGTGCTATGGAGTCCCCCAAATCCCTAAAAACATTGCAAATGTAACATACTACCCCCTCTCCACAGAATGTTGCAGGTGAATGACAGCAAGCAGATGTTTGCACATGATGCAGAACACCTACAGTATGAGATCCCTGATTCACAGAGGACTATgcgcatatatacacacatatacatatacacacataaatatcCCCAATTATCATGCTCCTGGGCACCTCTGGTGAGATCAAGTGGCTGTGATTATGAATTTACTTATAAGAGAGGCTCATTTGGCTCTCTCTGTTCTCTCTGGCCAGCAAAGTCCCTCCTATTTAAACAGGCCTTCAGTCTCCAAATGGTTAGGATGTGCAATGATTCTTctgaatacataatatataatacagttagacatccatatttgtggatttaactattgagatttgattattcagattTGATCAATATGTTCGGAATCTCTAGTTTCTCCAGAAcagctctatggtcaatttctgacaGAACATCACCATACATTTGcagtggaggatctagagattcctagagttctgttctctcaggtaaaaaaaaattctggctcgTCCATTTTCAGAGGAATCTGTGCCACAACTCCTATGAAGGTGAAGggtgtattgtatttttattttattttaaaagtcttaAAATAGCATTTGAATTGGACTGTTTGTAAtacatattgataaaaatattttagctatcttgtaagctgctttgaatcccattttggaagaaaggtggggtataaaatcaAACCAAGCAATAAGTCAAAGTCTGTATCAGATGCATGGATGTTAGGAGCAGGAGTGTATGATATAAGCTTAATGGGACTATTCAAGGGACCCCACTCACTTGCTTTGAGAAGCTGACTATAAAGGGGTCACAATATTTGGCTTTGCTCATTTGATGCATATAAAACCTTTGAAACATGAAAGGGTTTCACAGGATCTCCTCAAATCTCAAGCAAATCCTTCAGTTCTGCCATATACTCACCTTGACTCTGGCGAGGCACAACATCAACAATGACAGAAGTGAGTTTTGTGTACCAGTCATACTGAAAGAGAAGTTAAAAAGAGAGGAGTTAAAAATAGTGAGAAAATGAAATAGGGAATAAAATTTCTTTTTTCAGCATCTGAACATGTCCCATGGAGAATTGAGGGTATAGACTCCTTCAGTGTAACTGATAAAAGCAGCAACAATGTGAACTTAGAAGCACCTCAAAGGCTCAGCTTATATAAAAGACCTTTTCTTGATTCTATATAGAAAGAGCCTGTTTGACCTCCTCTTCATGAATacgatactccacttaggcagaaaaaaatgaaatgcaaagatacagaatggggaacgactggctcaacaacagtgcatgtgaaaaagatcttggagtcctcatggacaacaagttgaacatgagccaacaatgcgatgcggcagcagaaaaagccaatggaattttagcctgcataaataggagtatagtgtctagacctAGGGaaatcataggtaaaggttttcccctgacattaagtcgagttgtGTCTaattcagggggttggtgctcatctccattcctaagccaagagccagcgttgtccatagacacctcctaggttatgtggccagcatgactgtatggagcaccgttgccttcccacagaagtgatacgtattgatctactcacatttgcatgtttttgaaatgctaggttggcagaagctggggctaacagctggagctcaccccgctctgcggattcaaaccgccagcctttcagtcagcaagttcagcagctcagtgctttaatccgccgcgccaccggaggctccagggaagtcatgctacccctctattctgccttggtcagaccacacctggaatactgtgtctaattctgggcaccgcgggttaagggagatgttgacaagctggaatgtgtctagaggagggcaactaaaatgatcaaggtacTGGATAACAAGCcttatgagaagcggcttaaagaactgggtatgtttagcctgcagaagagaaggctgagaggagacatgacagcctgaacattaggaagatcttcctcactgtgagagttgttcagcagtggaactctctgccttggcatgtggtggaggctccttctttggaggcttttaaacaagatggccatctgttgaaggTGCTTGgaatgtgatttccctgcttcttagcagggggttggactggatggcccatgaggtctcttccaattctatgattctacaaatggGATGCCTAACTTCCAAATGGCATCATTTGGTCTGAAAGTGGCACAAATGAGGCTTGAAGGCAATACTCACCATGCAGAGGCGGCTGCACTGTTGGTGGGGCCCAGAAGCTTGGTTTTCCAGGTATACAATGCGACATTGGTCAGGACTCAAGCGGGGAGACCAAATGGCCTTGGTGTCACCTGTCAGCAGCTCTGGAATAGGATGGGAGGTAATGGATTAAGAAACAGTGTTATGGAAAACTAGTGACTATGAAGTAAGTAACAGGAAAAGGCTTCTCACCACAACGGCCACCTGTCAGGTCCACATAGAATAGAGCCGatctagaaaggaaaaaaaagatgaacAAAAACCTTTATGGATGATGGATATGTGGAAGAACAGAATGAAACAGTGAATTTGGGAGAAGGCTCACAGGGAAAGAATGGACACTAGTTTGTTTCAATGTCTTCTGAACAGAAGCATAATTACTTTGGTGTAGCAGATTTGTTTCTGACAAGGGAGCCAAGCACTTCTCATATAGGCTTAGTAGTCACAAGTGTCCACATCTACTTTGTGAAGCCATTTAATCAGTACAAAACTACATGGTACTTTCTTAGTCATAAGATTACAGCAGCTTTCCACAGCCCTCTAGATCTCCAGATGTATTGTACTATGTCA
Protein-coding sequences here:
- the LOC100567769 gene encoding acylamino-acid-releasing enzyme isoform X2 — translated: MEEAALLIDPEEIAALYRELCQFPSLSSACIGPEVTTQYGGKYCNIYTEWSQRDLERAENVKFCRQYLIFHDSQSIVFSSPSGNCTEIKGELLSRDSPSGAQKAVLRKITNSKGEEKQFLEVWEKSRKVKSIELTALEKHGQVYEDDQFGCLAWSHSETHLLYVAEKKRPKAESFFKPKAPELSNEEELTKAERRDKAVKGEQFVFYEDWGETLVSKSVPVLCVLDIESNNVSVLEGVPDHISPGQAFWTPGDTGVVFTGWWHEPFRLGLRHCTQRRSALFYVDLTGGRCELLTGDTKAIWSPRLSPDQCRIVYLENQASGPHQQCSRLCMYDWYTKLTSVIVDVVPRQSQDGLCLGEHVVPLAGEFTGIYSTTLPERCWAADSQRVVLDTAQRSRQELIVIDTLSGSVCSLTKGCPLGSWAILTVDRDLLVARFSTPNCPPKLMVAFLPPAGKEAEINWVCLEEASPIQGITWDVRTFQPPPEQINPQYEGLDFEAILLRPTQIPQTGKIPLVVTPHGGPHSVFTTSWTLYPAVLCRMGFAVLLVNYRGSLGFGQDCVDCLPGNVGSQDVKDVQFCVQKVLEEDPLNPQRVALLGGSHGGFLSCHLIGQYPETYKACVVRNPVVNIASMVGSTDIPDWCLTEAGLEYDQAALPDPAQWTKMLLHSPMQYVDKVQAPVLLMIGEDDRRVPPKQGLEYYHALKARGVPARMLWYPGNNHALSGVEAESDGFMNIALWLIKHLK
- the LOC100567769 gene encoding acylamino-acid-releasing enzyme isoform X3, whose protein sequence is MKNPLEFSLLLQTLGITLLIDPEEIAALYRELCQFPSLSSACIGPEVTTQYGGKYCNIYTEWSQRDLERAENVKFCRQYLIFHDSQSIVFSSPSGNCTEIKGELLSRDSPSGAQKAVLRKITNSKGEEKQFLEVWEKSRKVKSIELTALEKHGQVYEDDQFGCLAWSHSETHLLYVAEKKRPKAESFFKPKAPELSNEEELTKAERRDKAVKGEQFVFYEDWGETLVSKSVPVLCVLDIESNNVSVLEGVPDHISPGQAFWTPGDTGVVFTGWWHEPFRLGLRHCTQRRSALFYVDLTGGRCELLTGDTKAIWSPRLSPDQCRIVYLENQASGPHQQCSRLCMYDWYTKLTSVIVDVVPRQSQGEFTGIYSTTLPERCWAADSQRVVLDTAQRSRQELIVIDTLSGSVCSLTKGCPLGSWAILTVDRDLLVARFSTPNCPPKLMVAFLPPAGKEAEINWVCLEEASPIQGITWDVRTFQPPPEQINPQYEGLDFEAILLRPTQIPQTGKIPLVVTPHGGPHSVFTTSWTLYPAVLCRMGFAVLLVNYRGSLGFGQDCVDCLPGNVGSQDVKDVQFCVQKVLEEDPLNPQRVALLGGSHGGFLSCHLIGQYPETYKACVVRNPVVNIASMVGSTDIPDWCLTEAGLEYDQAALPDPAQWTKMLLHSPMQYVDKVQAPVLLMIGEDDRRVPPKQGLEYYHALKARGVPARMLWYPGNNHALSGVEAESDGFMNIALWLIKHLK